A genomic region of Leptolyngbya sp. NIES-2104 contains the following coding sequences:
- a CDS encoding iron-containing alcohol dehydrogenase family protein, with protein MPTQSNSIVSLSIAPAQVVRGFGAIGQVGDQIARLGSRPLMVGGDRSLDVVKSRLRSVFKSHSLQAAKASYGKDCSETSLENLRKAVADHQADFIIGVGGGKAIDTAKLLAYQCKLPIVTIPTSAATCAAWTALSNIYSEQHAFLYDVGLAHCPDLLVLDYDLVATAPQRTLIAGIGDAIAKWYEASVSSGHSDKTLLIAAVQQARVLRDILFQKSEAALNNPLGSDWQEVVDASVLMAGVIGGIGGAQCRTVAAHAVHNGLTHLLKSHHALHGEKVAFGILVQLRLEEMVQGNQLAATSRQQLLKFYEQIGLPKTLADLGLGEVSIAQLQHAAEIACNETSDIHRLPFPVVPSQLMAAMVSTTAPTTMTRPEKSDLSQVGSAVE; from the coding sequence ATGCCTACTCAATCGAATTCCATAGTTTCGTTATCGATCGCACCTGCTCAAGTCGTTCGTGGATTTGGTGCGATCGGACAAGTTGGGGATCAAATCGCCCGCTTGGGATCACGTCCCTTAATGGTTGGGGGAGATCGATCGCTGGATGTGGTCAAGTCTCGCCTAAGATCTGTCTTCAAATCTCATTCGCTTCAGGCTGCAAAAGCAAGTTACGGTAAGGACTGTAGCGAAACGAGTTTAGAGAATTTGAGAAAAGCGGTCGCAGATCATCAAGCCGATTTCATCATCGGCGTTGGAGGCGGAAAAGCGATCGATACGGCGAAATTGTTAGCCTATCAATGCAAATTACCGATCGTGACGATCCCGACCTCCGCTGCAACTTGCGCGGCTTGGACAGCATTATCGAACATCTATTCTGAGCAACACGCTTTTCTTTACGATGTTGGATTGGCACATTGTCCAGATTTGTTAGTGCTGGACTACGATTTGGTTGCGACTGCACCCCAGAGAACCTTGATTGCAGGAATTGGAGATGCGATCGCGAAATGGTACGAAGCCTCAGTCAGTAGCGGTCACTCTGACAAGACTTTGCTAATCGCCGCCGTTCAACAAGCGCGAGTCTTGCGCGATATTCTGTTCCAAAAATCCGAAGCTGCCTTAAACAATCCTTTGGGATCAGACTGGCAAGAAGTTGTTGATGCTTCGGTGCTAATGGCTGGCGTGATTGGTGGAATTGGCGGTGCACAATGCCGAACGGTTGCTGCTCATGCGGTTCACAACGGATTGACGCATCTGTTGAAAAGCCATCATGCGCTACACGGGGAAAAAGTCGCGTTTGGGATTCTCGTACAGCTTCGACTCGAAGAAATGGTGCAAGGTAATCAGCTTGCCGCGACATCGAGACAGCAATTGTTGAAGTTTTATGAGCAGATTGGATTGCCAAAGACTTTGGCGGATTTGGGCTTGGGTGAAGTGTCGATCGCGCAACTCCAACACGCCGCAGAAATCGCTTGTAACGAAACTTCAGACATTCATCGCTTACCGTTCCCAGTCGTTCCCAGCCAACTGATGGCGGCGATGGTGTCCACCACTGCACCCACTACCATGACTCGACCTGAAAAGAGCGATTTATCTCAGGTTGGATCTGCGGTAGAATAG